The Ammospiza nelsoni isolate bAmmNel1 chromosome 27, bAmmNel1.pri, whole genome shotgun sequence genome contains a region encoding:
- the F2RL3 gene encoding proteinase-activated receptor 4, with product MGTLGIRQLLLCWALWGLCLASDYDDYSQNSTSDQPSTPEVTPCPRAIPGDQATVNNVTYLLIPEATRAQLGSAITVRLIPCLYVLVLLLGLPSNTLALWVLATRAERRAPTVFLMNLAMADLLLISVLPFKISYYFLGNHWPFGEGLCRLTTALFYGNMYCSVLLLSCISVDRYLAVAHPFSSRAFRTPTLAASTCAGVWLCSAALTLPLTLQQQSYPLLGAGLTLCHDVLPRHDDDGFYFYYFVVLISCAFLLPLVLLVLSSGAVLRVLLRGGGRYGHAAKLTALMVVTLVVFYAPSNILLLLHYSSPCSRLHGRLYLSYMVSLALSTFNSCADPFVYYYVSEDFREKVKRRVFRGSKKTTTSLKTSKETLPRSKHSLV from the exons ATGGGCACCCTTGGGatcaggcagctcctgctctgctgggccctCTGGGGACTCTGCCTGGCCTCAGACTATGATG aTTACTCCCAGAACAGCACCAGCGATCAGCCCAGCACTCCAGAGGTCACCCCTTGTCCCCGAGCCATCCCGGGGGACCAGGCCACGGTCAACAACGTCACCTACCTGCTGATCCCCGAGGCCACCCGTGcccagctgggcagtgccatcACGGTGCGCCTCATCCCGTGTCTGTatgtcctggtgctgctgctggggctgccctccAACACCCTGGCCCTGTGGGTGCTGGCCACGCGGGCCGAGCGCCGGGCCCCCACCGTGTTCCTGATGAACCTGGCCATGGCCGACCTGCTGCTCATCTCCGTGCTGCCCTTCAAAATCTCCTATTATTTCCTGGGCAACCACTGGCCCTTCGGGGAAGGGCTGTGCCGCCTCACCACGGCGCTGTTCTACGGGAACATGTACTGCTccgtgctgctgctcagctgcatcAGCGTGGATCGCTACCTGGCCGTGGCTCACCCCTTCTCCTCCCGCGCTTTCCGCACTCCCACCTTGGCCGCCAGCACCTGTGCCGGGGTCTGGCTCTGCTCCGCCGCCCTCACGCTGCCCCTGACCCTGCAGCAGCAATCCTACCCGCTGCTCGGGGCAGGCCTCACGCTGTGCCACGATGTGCTGCCCAGGCATGACGACGATGGgttttacttttattatttCGTGGTGTTGATCTCCTGCGCCTTCCTGCTGccgctggtgctgctggtgctgagctcgGGCGCGGTGCTGCGCGTCCTCCTGCGAGGGGGAGGCCGCTACGGCCACGCCGCCAAGCTCACGGCCCTCATGGTGGTCACTCTGGTGGTTTTTTATGCTCCCAGCaacatcctgctgctgcttcactactccagcccctgctccaggctgcacGGCCGGCTGTACCTCAGCTACATGGTCAGCCTGGCCCTCAGCACCTTCAATAGCTGTGCTGATCCCTTTGTGTATTATTACGTGTCAGAGGATTTTCGGGAAAAGGTAAAGAGGAGAGTGTTCAGGGGcagcaaaaaaaccaccacGTCCCTAAAGACCTCCAAGGAAACGCTGCCCCGTTCCAAGCACTCGCTGGTGTGA